In the genome of Mustelus asterias chromosome 9, sMusAst1.hap1.1, whole genome shotgun sequence, the window ACAGATGTAAACAGATGTACAGACAAGGGTTAATGGAGGAAAACCAGATCGGGTTGTTAAAGACAAATCATGTGTAAAatgattggattatttgatggagTGACAGAGAAGGTTGgttaaggatgttgccaggaaccTCAATAAAGAGGAGAATTTGGAAAAGTTCTCCCTGGAACAGGGAAATATAAGACGTGACTGGATAAAGGTTTTCAAGGTGATGAAAGGTTTTATAAATTCGATAGAGAAAAACGATTCCCTCTGGAGAGTGAGTCAATAAAATCATTGGGGGGAAaaaagagttgaggagaaatgtttttcactcagttgttaggatctggaacattCTATCTGAAGAGCCGCTGGACGCTGATGCCATGAATAATTTGGGGCAGCAACTGAAGAATGAGGAATTTACAGAGTTATCGCCAATAAAAAAGAGGTGAGGAACTCAACATGACTGCTCTTCTAAAGAACCAGCACAAACCCGAGGGGCCAAATAgtcactttctgtgctgtaagtttctatgataCTCAGTCTGTAACACTTTGTAGATTACATGTATTCAATTTGTAATAGTTTCCCGAGTAAAAAACAGACACAAATGATTAACAAGACGGCAGAGGTTTCCCAGGGAGATTTTCTCATTATTAAACACAGTCCATTAGACCCGGGGTCTCACAGCTCTGTGAACTTCAGCAAAAGTTGGCTGATACTAGGACTGGTTTTCCTCACTGCATTAGCGTCAGAGAGCCCCTATTCCACTCCCCGCTCCCCTTTCCTTCTTAATTTGTGCCTCTGCCTCACCCAATAATGTTCCACCCTCCCGCGGGTCTCAGTTCCCTCCCCCCGATGGTCTCTGCTCCCTGCTCCCCGGGGTCTTTCTCCCCGAGCCCCTCACTCACTTTGACCGAGTAAACCAGCGCCACGAATCCCAGGCAGCAGAAATTCAAATAGAAGAAGTTGAAGATGGACCAGAGGAAATGGTCCCGCACCGGGGGCACATTCTGGGCCACGGTAATGACGGTGGATTGGACCTGCTGCTGTCCCGGGTACGGGTAAGAGTTGGGATTCATCGTCACTTGCTCGGATCTGTACTCCATCCTAATCCCAGTATCAGTGAGGCAGCAAACTGAATGTGGACCACACGGGACTCTGCAATTTATACAGAGGGGCGGAGCGAggctctgaaacctcctccaacaGCCCAGCTGATATATGTACCAGATGCATCAAGTCCCCCCTCCCAGGCCTCAGCATCGAAGATGCCAATCCTTTTACTAAATGtaaggtatcaaggtcgcaggagtgtaccggcagacaggaaggtgggttgaagtgtgtctacttcaatgcaaggagcatccggaataaggtaggtgaacttggagcctggattggtacttgggactacgatgttgtggccattagggagacatggttagaacagggacaggaatggtttttggacgttccggggtatagatgtttcagtaagtgtgggaaggtggtaaaagaggtgggggagtagcattgttaatcaaggatagtttaacggctgcagaaaggcagttcgagggggatctgcctactgaggtaatatgggctgaagttagaaataggaaaagaGCGGTCATGTTATTGGGAGTTTACTATGGGCCCCCAAATAGCAATAGAAatgtggaggaggaaattgcaaagcagattatggataggtgtggaggtcacagggtagttgtcatgggtgactttaactttccaaatattgattggaacctttataggtcaaatagttcagatggggcagtttttgtacagtgtgtgcaggaggatttcctgacacaatatgtggataggccgacaagaggtgaggccacattggatttggtactgggtaatgaaccgggccaagtgttagatttggttgtgggagagcactttggagatagtgaccacaattcgatgtctttcattattgcaatggagagggatagggccgtacggcagggcaaggtttataattggggaggggtaattatgatgcgattaggcaaaaattagggagcataagatgggaacaggaactctcagggaaaggcacaaatgaaaagtggagcttgttcaaggaacaaatactgcgtgtccttgataggtatgtccctgtcaggcagggaggaaatgaccgagtgagggaaccatggttcacaaaagaggttgaatgtcttgtcaagaggaaaaaggaaatgtatgtaaggatgagaaaacaaggttcagttgggtcaattgagggttacaaggtcgcaaggaatgaactaaaaaaagggcttaggagagctaggagggggcatgagaagtctttggcgggttggatcaaggaaaaccccaaggctttttactcttatgtgagaaataaaagaatgaccagggtgagattagggccagtcaaggatagtagtgggaatttgtgcatggagtcagaagagataggagaggcgatgaatgaataattttcttcagtgttcaccaaggagaggggccatgtttttcaggatgagagtgtgatacaggctgataggctggaggaggtagatgttctgagggaagatctattaccaattttgaaaaacccgaaggtcgataagtcctgggccagatgggatatatcctaggattctttgggaggcaagggatgagattgcagagcctttgtctttgatctttgggtcctcactgtccacggggatagtgccagaggactggagagtggtgaatgttgttcctctgttcaagaaaggaaagaggaatgaccctggtaattataggccggttagtcttacttcggtggtcggtaagttaatggaaaaggtcctgagggataggatttatgaccatttggaaagatgtagcttaatccgggatagtcaacatggattcgtgaagggtaagtcttgcctcacaaatttgattgaattttttgaggaggtaactaagtgtgtagatgaaggtagagcagttgatgtagtatacatggattttagtaaggtgtttgataaggtcccccatggtcggctcatgaagaaagtaaggaggtgtgggatagagggaaatttggccgattggataagtaactggctatctcatagaagaccgagggtggtggtggatggaaaattttcagactggagatcagttaccagcagtgtaccacagggatcaatgctgggtcctctgctttttgtgacttttatcaatgacttggaggagggggctgaagggtggatcagtaaatctgctgatgacaccaagattggtggagtagtggatgaggtggacggctgttgtaggctgcaaagagacattgataggatgcagagctgggccgaaaaatggcagatggagtttaaccctgataagtgcgaggtgattcattttggtaggacaaatttgaatgcggattatagggtcaacggcaggattctgaggaatgtggaggaacagagagatctcgggtttcatatccacagatctctgaaagttgccactcaggtggatagagccgtgaagaaggcctatagtgtgttagcgtttattaacagggggtttgagtttaagagccgaggggttatgctgcaactgtacaggaccttggtgagaccacatttggaatattgtgtgcagttctggtcacctcactataagaaggatgtggaatcattggagagagtgcaaaggagatttaccaggatgctgcctggtttggagggtacgtcttatgagtaaaggttgagagagctagggcttttctctttagagtagaggaagttgagaggcgacttaatagaggtttatatgatgatgagggggatagatagagtggacgttcagagactatttcctcggatggatgtagctgttactagggggcataactataaggttcatggtgggagatataggagggatgtccgaggtaggttctttactcagagagtggttggggtgtggaatggactgcctgctgtgatagtggagttggacattttaggaactttcaagctgttattggataggcacatggagcccaccagaatgatagggagtgggatagcttgatcttggtttcggacaaagctcggcacaacatcgagggccgaagggcctgtactgtgctatactgttctatgttctatattctatgttctatgttaaatgcATTCTCTCGACATGATAACAAAAAAACAGCTGAATGTACCGGTTGAGGCAACGTCTATCGGCCCTGACAAATTTAGTTtagttattgtcacaagtagacttacattaacactataatgaagttactgtgaaaatctcctagtcgccacactccgccacctgtttggatacactgagggagaacttagcatggccaatgcacctaaccagcacttccttcaggttgtgggaggaaatcggagcacccagagaaaacccacgaagacacagggagaatatgcaaactccacacagccaccgacccaaacaggaatcgaacccgggtccttggcactgtgaagcagcagtgctaaccactgtgctaccgtgctgcccacatagaATTATTAGAATTAGACAACATAGAATTATTGATAGTTACAACAGTGCAAAGGTCATTCAgcaccacttcagagggcagttaagtgtcaatcctcattgctttgggtctggagtcacatgtaggcctggccaggtaagggtggcagatttccttccctgaacggcGTTACTGAACCAGATATATTTTATCACAACACTGTCACTATTAATAAGATtagcttttaattgcagatttcattaattgaatttaatgccACCAGTTTCCCTGGTGAGATTTAAACCCATGTTCACACAGCGTTAGTTTGAGCCTCTGGATTTCTAATCCAGTGAcactaccactatgccacctctcTCCTGCAATTTTGCTGGTCCCAGTCCCCAGCTCTGGAAAAAGTCCCACTTTTTTCCCTGAGCTAATTAACCAATTCGCCATTGAAAGCCATGAGTGAATCTGTTCCCCCACATTCGGGCAATGCTTTCCGATCATAGCCAGTCACTGCATAAAAGTTCCAAATCTTACAAACCCATAGCCAttgccatttagaaggacaagagcagtacaaaactgggaacaccaccatgaggaagttcccctctaagtcattcaccatccaggccatcaccattccttcactgttgctgagtcaaaagcctggaactccttcccgaacagcactgtaagaactgcagcagttcaagaaggcagctcaccaccaccttcctgagGGCAGTTTGGGACGGGAAGAAATGCTGGCCTGACCAGTAAATTAATTTTTCAAAAATCCCTCTGAAATCTGAGTGTGATTCGGCCATTTTGCTTCTCAAGCCTACTGTATGATTCAATAAGGTTTTATCTGATCTTATTGTGGCCTTCTCCGCACTGTCCAGCCTGTCGCCCGCACCTCTATAATCCTCACGTCCCTTGTAGGTCAAAAATTAGTctcactcagccttgaatatattcaataaaccTCTCTCCACTGTGCTCTAGGAAAGAGAATTTGAAAGGTTAATGACCCTCTGTCACAAACCATGCAGAGGTTATCTGTGAGGGCATCTCAACTTGAAACACCAGTTTGTAGTATTGTATAGTTGTGTTTTCGCAATGGTGTGAGGAGTCCCAGTGAGAATAACCAGCCCAATCATTGTGTAACAATGTCTAATGGCTATTCATTAAATTAAAAAGACAAATACACAAATAGGTCTATAATACTGTAAGACAATTAAATATATGAATTACTAAACACATGCAGGTAGTTTGTATTGCAATTACCCATTGTTCCAAAATATATACATAACCCCTGAACTCCTTAATACTTTCctgttcccaaacaacatccaacttAAATAAAGCTACAAATCAAATCCAGCTCTAGTTACCACGCAATACAAGATGGGTGATCAAGTCTGGGAAATGTCTTTTTCTGGTCCAGTGAAGATATTTAAATTGCTGCTTGGCTCAAAAACCTCTTGGATATTAAACCGGCCTCTCTGGCTGTGAGATGTTAAATTGGCCTGCCTGCTTCTTCAGTTGCTGGCAATTATACCCTTGTTCCTCTTTGATTCTCTATGCATTTGGGCTGTCTGCAATCTCTCATTCTGTGCCACTCAAAATTAGCATCTGTATACCTCTACTGATCTCTTAGTCATCTAGCTAAGGTGTTTCCTGGTGATAgcaatgtacagtaagaagtttaacaacaccaggttaaagtccaacaggtttatttggtagcaaaagccacacaagctttcggagtctcaagccccttcttcaggtgaaggggcttaaggctccgaaagcttgtttggcttttgctaccaaataaacctgttggactttaacctggtgttgttaaacttcttactgtgtttaccccagtccaacgccggcatctccacatgatagcAATGTACACCAGATTCTGTCTGGATGCCTGCTACTCTCATAACTAGGAAAGGTTGCATCCCATCATCCCTTTTGAATGCTGGCTACTGCTGTCACTAGGCAGATCCATAACATCCTCTTTAAAAAATAATCTTTACCTTAGGCTAatctttgtccaaagatgtgcaggttatgtggattggccatgctaaattactccttagtgtcagggggacaagtagggtaaatacaggagttgcagggttaggacctgggtgggattgctgtcagagcaggctcgatgggccgaatggtctccttctgcactgtagggattctatgattcctaaatGAGAGACCCATTATTCTGAAACTGCTCAccatcccccaccaccgcccccccaccccacccactgcgTTCCAGATTTTCCCCACAAGGGgacacatcctctcagcattcaccctgttaaGCCCCCACGGAATCTTATTTTTCAataaggtctcctctcattcttctgaactccaatggtatgggcccaatctactcaacctttCCACAAAAGTCAACCCCTTTATCCTAGGAATCAATATAATGAACCTTCTACAACCTCCATTGTGAGAATATTACACATTAAGTAAGGAGAGCAGAACTTTACAGTATTCTACAAATTTATTACCATCCCCCTGTAATTTGTTGCAGTCTACCTCCATGTTGACTTTTGCTGACAATTTGTTGTTGTACTTGCCCTCACTACTTTAAGATTTGCAAAACATTGTCCTTGGGGTGTTTGTTCCTGCTGCTATGCTCAGTACAAGCAAGGGGAAATTGGATATTATGTACTGAGATCATACTTTGTAAAAATTGCCACTATCTCTATTAGGATGGCTGCAAATTAACATGTGAATATGCACATGTAAACCTTGGATGGTATTTGATTCTGTGGTCCACATTTGGTTAAATATGGACTTGAATAGGGGTACTTTGTAGCCACCTGTGATGTTTCATCCTGACACAATGTTTAAACATAATTTGAGGAATGAGAACTATTGGCCTCAAGTGTACCAGTTTGCCCCACCATCTGTGTACAGCCATTATAGCCCAACATCTATATGCAGTGTTCTGGGgtgttgggcgggggggtgggggtgggtggtttaGGGAGAGGCTTGGGTGTAAGAAGCTGAGAGCAGGTACAGAACCAGGTTGCCCTGGGATGGATTGGACGGGGATGGACTATAAGCAATTCAGGGTGTGCCTAAAGAGAAATGATTGAAAGGAACCAGTGCCATATTCAACATTGAAACATTTCAGGTACACCTTTCCTTTATGAAGCTCTGTAACAGATTCTACCTCAAATATCACTTGCTAAGGTGTGAAATTGAATTTACATTTCCGAAAGTAAAATGATTCTGAAAGATTTTTTGGCCTATGAAAAGAACAACATTTAACTGGGTTACATTTTTATTGGTTATTGAGAAGATtcaggatagagagagataaaTTATGGCTTAATGAACAAGTGAGATATGGGACCAATAGTTTTTGCAGAGCCCAGCAAGATGCAGAGTGCGAGCACAGCCGGTAAAAGGCGAAGTGAAACCTGGGAATTGGGCAGATTTGTAGAACATTGTGGCTGAGTGTTACTGCATTATTGGATATTCCTACCAAACCATGGAACAGCGGACATGATTTTCACTGCTTGACACCCTCAAGAGAAATGCCAGGAACAACATCAATCACTCTACACGGCCTTCATTGATCTGACCAAGGCTCTTGACTCAGTCAATCAGGAAGTGCTATGGAAGAGCCTGCCAAAGGCTGGTTGTCCAGAGAAACTCATCAACATTCTCTGACTCCTCCACACGACCGGATGTTGGTGGCACTCCTCCACTGATGGAAATAAGACAGAAATTTTTGAGGTCAAGACTGGCATCAAGCAAGAATGTGTCATCGTCCCCACCTTTCATCACCACCATCCTTCAGCTTGTTAAGAATAAGCTTTCCAGTGGACTAGACTGGTCGCCGAAGATAGGATATTGGGAAGGTAATAGTCTCATTTCAATGCGTAAACTAATAGTCATAGGTAGAATTAATATCCCTCTCACCTCCAATTCTTCTGCAAATCTTTCAGCACCTCAGTTTCTCcacctgttcctcaacactcagTTCTCTCCTCCTTCCCCTCAATTTTCCCCTTCTTCTCTGTTGCCACCCCCCTTTCCACATCCTTAGTTTCTTCCCCTTGGTTTTCCTCCTTTCTCCCCCCCAGTTTTTCTCCCTACAGTTTTGACCcattttcccccccccacccccgtgcacACCACGCTCCCAATTTCTTCCCCTCCAAGTTTGTCCCTCTTTGCCCTCCCTGTGCCTTCAGTCCCTTCTCCTCTTCCCCAGCCTCCAAGGTTTCTCCCCCTCTTCGACCTTCCAACTTCTCCCTTTCATCACTCCATgtctcttctccacctgtgcttgtttctctgtgtctcccatCCACGTTCCCCACCCCATTTCTGCCCCTCTCCCAAAAGCTCCTCCCCTTCTTGCCCCCATTTCTCCTCTTCCCTATTTTTGTCCTATTCCTAGTTTCTTCCTGCTCTCTCTTGCATGCGCTCTCTCTCATATTGCCTTTTCTAGTTTCCCCATATTGCTCTCCCAGTGATTCCCCTCCGATTTTCGCTCCATCATTCCAAGTCTATCCTCTCATCCACTAAGTTACTTGCATTTCTCCTGATATTTTTCCCCAGTATCTTTCCCTGTTACCCCATTGACCCATCTGACCCCCAAAGTTTCACCCCAATGTCTCTGAGgatacagtctgaggattcagggtggaccatttaggatggagatgaggagacattttcttcagccaaagagtggtgagcctgtggaattcactgccgcaggaaacagttgatgccaaaacattgaatgtattcaagacgctgccggatatagcacttggggcgaatgggatcaaaggttatgtggagaaagcaagattagtctattgagttggacgatcagccatgatcgtgatgaatggcagagcaggcttgaagggccgaatggcctcctcctgctcctatcttctatgtttctgtgtttctcctCTTCCCCATTACTCCAACTTCTAgtttctccccccgcccccgcagttTGTCCACTAACCCCCTCTAATTTTTCCTTCCCCTCCCATTTCTCCCCCAATTTTCCATTTCTTTTTgtccacagtggctagcactgctgcttcacagcgccagggacccgggttcgattcctggcttgggtcactgtcagtgcggagtctgtacgttctcccgtgtttgtgtgggtttcctccgggtgcaccggtttcctcccacagtccgaaagatgtgctggttaaatagattggccatgctaaattctccctcagtgtacccgaacaggcgccagagtgtggcgactaggggattttcacagtaacttcattgcagtgttaatataagcctaattgtgacactaataaatacattttaagctTTCTCTTGATTTTTCTTCCTtgtctccattcctccccccTCTTCCTTTCAGTTTCTTCTGCACCTTGCACCCTCAGACTCTTCCCACCTTGAAACCCCAGTTTTTCCATTTTTCTCTCCTTCTTCCTCCGGTTAAGTTTCATTTCCTCTTGCCCCCTGTTTCATTCCTCCAgtagaggggaatttcacagtaacttcattccggtgttaatgcaagccttacttgtgactgataaatcaactttattttttatttactTCAGTTTCTCTCAAGCTAATCccattctctctccccttcctAATTTCTCTCCTCCTTCTGTTCAGTTCGTACTCTGTTTTCACcaagtgtctccctctctccctctatcttatCCTTCAATTTCGCTCCTTCCTCTCTCCCTTATTTTTAATGTTTCACAGGCTGTGGACATTAGATGACTAGGTCAGCGTTCATTGCTATCCCGAAATGCACCAAGAAGTGGACTGCAGTCCACAGATACTCCGAGTGTTGCCCCATCCAAGTTTGGCTCCTCCTCCAGTAAATGTCACTTTTATCCCTTATTTTTTCACTGTCATTTCTCTGTTGTTTCTTCCCCTCTACTCCATATTGCTCTTTCTTGccccaccatttcaccagatatgTTCCTCACCCGCCTCCTTCCTCCCTAATTTCTCTTCCTCTTTGCCATCTTTCCCTCAATTTACCCCTCTTTTCCATCACTCTGACTCCTCAGTTTCTTCCCTATGCCCACAGTTTCCCTCATTCTCCATTTTGTCCTCTTCAATCCAGTTTCTTGTCTCTTTCCTACAGCCCTCTGCTAGTTTGCACTATTTTCCCCCAGTTTTTTTCCTTTATTGAGCATCCCATCCCACAATTTCTCACCCTTTTAGCACAAAGTATATTCTCTTATGCCTGTTAAGTTTCATTTCCTCTTGCCTCCAGTTTCATTCCCCCAATTGTGCCTGCTTTAGTTTATCTTCCTCTTCCCCATTACCTCACCCCTagtttcctccctccctttctcgtTTGTtgccactccctcccctcactctccagtTTATTCCCCAAGtgtctctttctcttcctttgtgtttctccctttcttctctccctctactTTGCAGTGCTCACACCTCTGTATTTCACCTCATCTCCTCTAGTTAATCCGCCCACTCCCTCAGTTCTCCCCTCTCTACTTTTAACCTTGATCCTCCACTGTTTCTCTCCTCTGCCCCAACAATTCCTCCACCATTCCCTCTCTCATCAGTCTCCAACTTCTTCTAATTTCTCTCCCCTGCCAATTGTTCTCCCTCTTACTCCCCAGGCCTCCTCAGATTTTCCCCTGCCCCATTTACTTGCCTCACAATTCCTTTCGCTTCTCCCAATTTAACTTTTCTTCTATTAGTATACCACAttcacctcccccctccaccatttCTCCCAATTTCTACACCAAATTTCTTCCCATTTCTTCCCTACCCACCATCATTAGTTTTTCCCCACCCTCATGCTCTTTCCATGTTATCCTGTCTCCGGCTCCAATTTTGATTCTTACACCACCTCTATCCATTTCTCTTCTTTTCCCAATTTCTTACCCTCTTCCCCTTCTCTTAGTCTCTCGCCATTTCACTTCATCTTGCCCCTTCCGTTTCATCTAGTCTTGTCCCCTCGCTTTTTCTACcttctcacccccacactccGATTTATCCATCTTTCTCCTTTTTACCCT includes:
- the LOC144499274 gene encoding dispanin subfamily A member 2b-like, encoding MEYRSEQVTMNPNSYPYPGQQQVQSTVITVAQNVPPVRDHFLWSIFNFFYLNFCCLGFVALVYSVKSRDRKVVRDAEGARHYASTARSLNIAATVLNVLFIIIFIGLLFSGVIGINQLRN